A stretch of Lathyrus oleraceus cultivar Zhongwan6 chromosome 6, CAAS_Psat_ZW6_1.0, whole genome shotgun sequence DNA encodes these proteins:
- the LOC127092837 gene encoding BTB/POZ domain-containing protein At1g21780 → MGDSKVETISRLAQWKIDNFGPCSYKKSDPFKLGIWNWYLSIERNRYLYIHLFPEHSRVSKEQPPIARFILRVSNTASSSSSSSRRFYISPVHERVLRTCDDFVWPVDTTFLGRLIIDVEFLDLKIYPLNGGEASSIWPSDGKLQSVATQNTLRSLSRMLDEAIHADLTIITADGTLKAHKAVMTATSPVFEASYHDSDSEKESSTIHIENMSQESCTALLSYMYGTIKPEDFWKHRLALLGAANRYEISDLKDACEESLLEDLNSGNVLDRLNEAWMYQLHKLKKGCFAFLFDFGKIYDVRDEINTFFRHAERELMLEMFQEVLTIWK, encoded by the exons ATGGGAGATTCCAAGGTTGAAACCATTTCACGATTAGCTCAATGGAAAATCGACAACTTCGGACCCTGTTCTTACAAGAAATCCGATCCTTTCAAACTCGGAATTTGGAACTG GTACTTGTCTATAGAGAGAAATAGGTATTTGTATATTCATCTGTTTCCTGAACATTCGCGTGTTTCTAAAGAACAGCCTCCTATTGCTCGGTTCATTCTTCGAGTTTCGAATACTGCTTCTTCTTCATCCTCCTCCTCCCGTAGATTTTATATTTCTCCTG TTCATGAAAGGGTGCTTAGAACATGTGACGACTTTGTCTGGCCTGTGGATACTACATTCCTTGGTCGCTTGATTATTGATGTTGAATTTCTTGACCTGAAGATCTATCCTCTGAAT GGTGGAGAAGCCAGTTCTATATGGCCATCTGACGGAAAACTGCAATCTGTTGCAACTCAAAACACTCTCCGAAGCCTCTCTCGCATGCTTGACGAAGCTATACACGCTGATCTCACCATTATAACTGCCGACGGTACGCTTAAGGCTCATAAGGCAGTTATGACTGCAACTTCTCCTGTGTTCGAGGCCTCATATCATGACAGCGACAGTGAGAAAGAGTCATCTACAATCCAcatagaaaacatgtcacaagAATCCTGCACAGCCCTTCTGAGTTACATGTACGGAACAATAAAACCTGAAGATTTCTGGAAGCACAGGCTTGCATTGCTTGGAGCAGCCAATAGATACGAAATCAGTGATTTGAAAGATGCGTGCGAGGAAAGCCTACTCGAAGATCTTAACTCGGGAAATGTTCTGGATAGACTAAATGAGGCATGGATGTACCAGCTGCACAAGTTGAAGAAAGGATGTTTCGCGTTCTTATTTGATTTTGGTAAGATATATGATGTTAGAGATGAAATAAATACGTTTTTTCGCCATGCAGAAAGGGAGCTAATGTTGGAGATGTTTCAAGAAGTGCTTACAATTTGGAAATAG